The DNA sequence TACTTTATTATTAGAGCAATAAAGTATATTAAAAATAATATATATTATTAGCATAAAAGAAGATATTTTAAAAAAAATTCCCCAACGATGTTTTGATTGTTGTTGACGAATATTAAGCATTGCTATTTTTTTTAATGTATCTTTTTCCCAATTATTTTTATTTATTTGAGATAAATTTGATTTTATTTTTAATTTTTTTTCGTTATCCATTTTTTGATTTATATTTATTTTGTTTATAAAAATAAAAAATTTTATTTTTTTATTAAATTTTTTAAAAATTTTTTACATTCTAATGGTAATGATGATTTTAATTTTATGATTTTTCTATCTTCTGGGTGAAAAAAGGTAATTTGAGAAGCATGAAGAAACATTCTATTAAAATAATGTGTTGATTTTTTTAAGTTTTTATTTAAAAAAAAATTACCATATTTATTATCTCCAACAACAGAAAAACCAATTTTTGATAAGTGAACTCGTATTTGATGAGTACGTCCAGTTTTTAATTCTGCTTCTAATAGTGTGTATTTTTTTCCATAATGACACTTTAAAGAAAAAATTGTATGAGATGCTTTTCCTCCATGTTCTGTGACTGTTACTCGTCTATTTCCATCTTTAGAAATATATTTATAAAGTGAATATTTAATATGTTGACGCTTATTAATCCAATTTCCATTTACTAATACTAAATAGCGTTTATCAATATAACCGGATCGTATTTGTTCATGAAGATTAATTAAAGCAGTTCTTTTTTTAGCTAATAATAATATACCAGAAGTATCACGATCTAAGCGATGTACTAATTCTAAAAATTTAGATTTTGGTCTTAATATTCTTAATTGCTCTATAACACCCCAACTAATACCAGATCCTCCGTGAACAGCAATACCAGAAGGTTTTTCAATTATAAGTAAATAATTATCTTCTAATAATATTTTAAATTTTATATTAACAATTTTATTTACTATTTTTTTTTCAATTTTTATTGGACGTGATATTTCTATAATATCATTTTTTTTTAAACGATAAGTTTGATTAATACGGTTTTTATTGATATACACCTCACCAGATCGTAAAATTTTATAAATATGACTTCTAGGAACTTTACGACAAACACGTAATAAAAAATTATCAATTCTTTGCCCGGCATTTTCTTCAAGAGTAGTAAATTTTTGTATTGATATTGATGATTTAATATTATTATTTAATTTAAGAATATTCATTTATATTTTAAAATTTTTAATATATCATTAAATTTAATTTTAATATATTATAAATTAAAATTTATTCTTAATATTTAAGTTGAATTTTATTAAGATAGTTTATTTATAATAGTTTTTATTAAATTAAATTTAATATTATAAATATAAAGTTTTTGATAACTTGTGAATAGGTAAATTATATTAATTTTTAATATATTTCATACTATATTCTTTTTCAGTTTTTTGATATTTAATATTTTTTTTAAAAATATTTTTTTAATACATAAATTATCTGTATTATTAGTATATTTTTTATTTTAATGACTTTTATTAGTTTTTCCAACAAAATTATTTCATAAGAGTTTCGTGTTAATTGATTTTCGGATATATCAATATTGATATTTTAGTAATATAAATTTTAATGTAGAAATGTTTATGTATTTATTTAATTCATTGATTCATATAGATGTTAATGAAAATTTAATATTAGGATTAATGGAATCATGGAAGATAATGAATATAACTATATGCGAATTTAAATTAAGACATAATATAAAATTTCATGATGGTTCCTTTCTTATTATTATGGAAGATATTATATCTTCATTAGATAAATAAAGTTAGATTAATTGAGAGTACAAGATCATTCGTAAGTTATAATAAAAATTATATTTAAAAAAATAATTAATCTTTATACTTTTATTTAGAAACAAAAAACCTAATATTTTATTAGCGTAGAATATTAGTAAAATTTTTATTGTTTCTAAAAAAACCGCATCAAAAAAATTTTTATATTAATGATGAATATATTATTAGCAAACTACAGATCAATTTTTTAGTAATATTGGTATTTTTACTAAAATAGAAACATTATTTTCTTTTTCAGTATATTTTAGTAAAATTTTAAAATGTGTATTTTATATATTATTATTGTGATATGAAAAATCAATTTGTATATTTTGATTTACGTATATTATTAGAAAAATTAAATGAAAATAATAATTGAGGTTATTGAATTTTGAGAGATATAATAATAAAATTTTAATAAATTAATACACAATTTTTTAATTTTGATTAATAAAAAAAATAAAAAAATATTTATTCAAAAAGCTATATTTACAACTCTAAAATTTATACAATACCATTGTATTATCAATATGCGATTAGGTATTTTGTAATGGTATAAATTATATACCAAAAATTGATGAGCTTATTTTAGTTTAGAAAATTTATCTAGATAAAAATTATAGTAAAAATTATAGTTATTTTAGATATGTTTAATATTATTATATAATTAGTGCGGCTGGCAGGAATCGAACCTACGACCTCTTGGTTCGTAGCCAAGTACTCTATCCAACTGAGCTACAGCCGCATGATTATCTTTAACTTTCTTATTTTAGCATATTAAAAATAAATTAAAAATTATTTAATTTACTTAATAAAAATTAAAAGTAAATATTTTATTTTTTATAAAATAAACTAAAAATTATTTATTCATATAACTTTTATTATTAAAATGACAATTAAATCAGATAATTGGATTCACAATATGGCTAAATATCATGGTATGATAGAGCCTTTTGTTCCTCATCAAGTCAGAGAAGTTAATTCTCGTAAAATTGTTTCCTACGGAATTTCTTCATATGGGTACGATATTCGTTGCGCAAATGAATTTAAAATTTTTACAAATATTAATTCAACAATTATTGATCCAAAAAATTTTGATAATAAATTATTTGTTGATTTTATTGGTGATGTATGTATTATTCCTCCAAATTCTTTTGTTTTAGCTCGTACTATAGAATACTTTCGTATTCCACGTAAAATATTGACTATGTGTATTGGAAAATCAACATATGCTCGTTGTGGAATTATTGTAAATGTAACACCATTTGAACCAGAGTGGGAGGGTTATGTAACATTAGAGTTTTCTAATACAACGCCTTTGCCTGCTAAAATTTATTCTGAAGAAGGTTGTGCGCAAGTATTATTTTTTGAAAGCGACGAAACATGTAAGGTTTCTTATAAAGATAGAGATGGTAAGTATCAAGGTCAAACCGGAATAAATTTACCAAAAATTTAATTTTAAAATATTTTAAAAATTTATTTAAATTATATTTTTATAAATATTATTAATAATTAAATTTAATTTAATACATGAGGCATTTTCTACTAAAATATGAATATATTTTTTAAATAAATAAAATTTATATATATATTTAGTAGAAATGCCATAAATTTTTACGAAATTAAATTTAATTAATATGAAATTTTTATTATTAAATTTATCGCTTAGAAAATTGTCTTGCTCGACGAGCTTTTCTTAATCCAACTTTTTTTCTTTCTACTTCACGGGAATCTCTAATAACAAAACCGGCTTTTGATAAAGATGATTTTAAATTTAAATCATAATTAACTAATGCGCGTGTAATACCATGTCTTACTGCTCCAGCTTGTCCGGATTCCCCTCCTCCACGAACATTTATTTTAATATCAAAAGTTTTTGTGTGTTTTGTTAATTCTAATGGTTGAAAAATTACCATTAAACCAGTTTTTCTTGAAAAATATTTATCCGCTGGTTTTCTATTTATAGTAATTTTACCGGATCCAATTTTCATAAAAACACGAGATACAGCGCTTTTACGACGACCTGTTCCATATTTATAATAAACACTACTGCTAATTATATTCATTTTTTAAAAATTCAATAATTGAGGTTTTTGAGCGGAGTGAGGATGATTAGAATCCCCATATATTTTAAGTTTTTTAAACATGGAATAACCCAAAGGACCCTTTGGTAACATACCTTTAACTGCTTTTTGAAGTACACGACCAGGAAAATGTTCTTGCATTTTTAAAAAATTAATTTTACGAATCCCTCCAGGGTACCCTGTATGGCGATAATATATTTTTTTAATTTCTTTTTTTCCTGTTACGCGTAATTTACTTGTATTTATAACTATTATAAAATCACCTGTATCGATATGAGGTGTATATTCTGTTTTATGTTTTCCTCTTAAACGAACCGCTATTTCAGTAGCAATGCGTCCTAAAATTTTATTTTTAGCATCTATTAAAAACCAAATTCTATTAATTTTATGATTTTTTGCGGAGAAAGTTTTTTGCATTATTTTATAATAAAAGTATAAATTTTTTTATTTTTAAAAAATTTTATATTAATAATTTTTATATTAAAGTACATTAATATTATAAAAGATTTTTGTGGAAATATAATATAAAATAATTAATTTAATCGTAAAAAAATTTTTATGGAATATATAATATGTTGGATGAGTATATTTTATGTCTTTTTTGGAAGAAACAAATTTTGGTCATCTCATGATAATGTATGGTGTTTCAGAAGGGGGAAAACTTAGTATCAAGACCAATAGAAATGATATTGTTGGTAATGGAGTATCAAAATATCTAAAGGTATTTATAAAAATTCATTTTCATTTTATTATTATTGAATTTAAATTAAAGTCTAATTTATTAGAAAATGCTATTAAATTATTATTTGAAAAATATTGTTCAGAATCTTTTATGTTAAAAAACCGAAAAATTAACATATATTTTTGAAATTATTGATAATTTATTATAAAGTTACTATAAAGTAAATTTATATTTTAAATAACTATTCTATAATTTAGAATAGTTATTAATTTAAATTAAACAAAATATTATAATTATATTTAGAAAACTCGTGAATAAAAAAATAAAAACTTCTTCTGTTTCATTAATTAATAAAAATTTTCTCAAAAATATTATTGAAAAAGATATTACTAAAAAGACTTTTAATAATAGATATGATAAATATGGAAATAAATTACCAAAAGTAATAACGCGTTTTTCACCAGAGCCAAATGGTTATCTTCATATTGGGCATGCTAAATCAATTTTTATTAATTTTGAGCTTGCTTATAACTATAATGGTTTATGTAATTTACGATTTGATGATACTAATCCATTAAAAGAGAATCAAGAATATGTTAATTCTATTATTAAAACAATTAAATGGTTAGATTTTAATTGGGATAAGGTAAAAAAACGAATTTATTATGCTAGTGATTATTTTGATATATTATATCAAATAGCTGAATATTTAATTATTTCTGGAAATGCTTATGTAGACAGTCAGAGCACTGAAGAAATATGTATTAATCGCGGAAGTTTATATGATCCGGGTCGTAATTCACCATTTTATAATCGATTACCCTCTGAGTCATTAAATTTATTTAGAAGAATGAGATCTGGGGAATTTAAAGATGGTACGCATGTTTTAAGGGTAAAAATAAATATGAAATCAAAAAATATTAATATGCGTGATCCTATTATTTATCGTATCCGACATGTAAATCATTATAGAACTAATAATACTTGGTGTATTTATCCAATGTATGATTATGCACATCCAATTTCAGATGCAATTGAAAATATCACTCACTCAATTTGTACATTAGAATTTCAAGATCATCGACCTTTTTATGAATGGATATTAAATAAACTTGATAAAACTAATTTTATTACAAGACCTTTTCCAAAACAATATGAATTTTCGAGATTAAATTTAACTTATACAATTACTAGTAAACGTAAGTTATTAAAATTATTAGAAAAAAAAATTGTTGATGGATGGGATGACCCTAGAATGCCAACTTTAATTGGTATGCGTCGTAGAGGTTATACCCCTGAATCAATTAAATTATTTTGTAAACGTATTGGCGTTTCTAAATCTGATAGTTGGATTAATATAGAAATATTAGAACAAGCATTGCGTGATGACTTGGATATTAAGACTCCAAGAATTATGGCGGTATTAAATCCAATTAAA is a window from the Candidatus Profftella armatura (Diaphorina cf. continua) genome containing:
- a CDS encoding RluA family pseudouridine synthase, which encodes MNILKLNNNIKSSISIQKFTTLEENAGQRIDNFLLRVCRKVPRSHIYKILRSGEVYINKNRINQTYRLKKNDIIEISRPIKIEKKIVNKIVNIKFKILLEDNYLLIIEKPSGIAVHGGSGISWGVIEQLRILRPKSKFLELVHRLDRDTSGILLLAKKRTALINLHEQIRSGYIDKRYLVLVNGNWINKRQHIKYSLYKYISKDGNRRVTVTEHGGKASHTIFSLKCHYGKKYTLLEAELKTGRTHQIRVHLSKIGFSVVGDNKYGNFFLNKNLKKSTHYFNRMFLHASQITFFHPEDRKIIKLKSSLPLECKKFLKNLIKK
- the dcd gene encoding dCTP deaminase; translation: MTIKSDNWIHNMAKYHGMIEPFVPHQVREVNSRKIVSYGISSYGYDIRCANEFKIFTNINSTIIDPKNFDNKLFVDFIGDVCIIPPNSFVLARTIEYFRIPRKILTMCIGKSTYARCGIIVNVTPFEPEWEGYVTLEFSNTTPLPAKIYSEEGCAQVLFFESDETCKVSYKDRDGKYQGQTGINLPKI
- the rpsI gene encoding 30S ribosomal protein S9, whose protein sequence is MNIISSSVYYKYGTGRRKSAVSRVFMKIGSGKITINRKPADKYFSRKTGLMVIFQPLELTKHTKTFDIKINVRGGGESGQAGAVRHGITRALVNYDLNLKSSLSKAGFVIRDSREVERKKVGLRKARRARQFSKR
- the rplM gene encoding 50S ribosomal protein L13, whose amino-acid sequence is MQKTFSAKNHKINRIWFLIDAKNKILGRIATEIAVRLRGKHKTEYTPHIDTGDFIIVINTSKLRVTGKKEIKKIYYRHTGYPGGIRKINFLKMQEHFPGRVLQKAVKGMLPKGPLGYSMFKKLKIYGDSNHPHSAQKPQLLNF
- a CDS encoding glutamine--tRNA ligase/YqeY domain fusion protein; translation: MNKKIKTSSVSLINKNFLKNIIEKDITKKTFNNRYDKYGNKLPKVITRFSPEPNGYLHIGHAKSIFINFELAYNYNGLCNLRFDDTNPLKENQEYVNSIIKTIKWLDFNWDKVKKRIYYASDYFDILYQIAEYLIISGNAYVDSQSTEEICINRGSLYDPGRNSPFYNRLPSESLNLFRRMRSGEFKDGTHVLRVKINMKSKNINMRDPIIYRIRHVNHYRTNNTWCIYPMYDYAHPISDAIENITHSICTLEFQDHRPFYEWILNKLDKTNFITRPFPKQYEFSRLNLTYTITSKRKLLKLLEKKIVDGWDDPRMPTLIGMRRRGYTPESIKLFCKRIGVSKSDSWINIEILEQALRDDLDIKTPRIMAVLNPIKLIISNFLDNQEIECVASVFSYKHTQYKKKLRYFPISKILWIERDDFMEIPTKEYFRLYPPIGNNSGNRVRLRYGYVIECTGFKKNKNNEVIEVYCKYFPDSKSGTKFSSNYKVKGNIHWISKDHALSIEVRLYNRLFINPYPNIVNDKDFKLLINPNSKKVVSAYLEPNIKFIFPKNYAQFERHGYFILDDIDSTDNKLIFNQSVSLKNYWKK